A genomic window from Fusarium verticillioides 7600 chromosome 5, whole genome shotgun sequence includes:
- a CDS encoding ketol-acid reductoisomerase, mitochondrial: MASRNFTKALRGPARQLASAPRVQQRTFVGAARSAARVGAVARPVAAGPVQQQVRGVKTIDFAGHKEDVYERADWPQEKLLEYFKNDTLALIGYGSQGHGQGLNLRDNGLNVIVGVRKNGKSWKDAEQDGWVAGKNLFDVDEAISRGTIVMNLLSDAAQSETWPAIKPQLVEGKTLYFSHGFSPVFKDLTKVEVPTNIDVILCAPKGSGRTVRSLFREGRGINSSFAVYQDVTGKAEEKAIALGVAIGSGYLYKTTFEKEVYSDLYGERGCLMGGIHGMFLAQYEVLRERGHSPSEAFNETVEEATQSLYPLIGANGMDWMYEACSTTARRGAIDWSPKFKDALKPVFNSLYDAVKDGSETKRSLEYNSQPDYREKYEAEMKEIRDLEIWRAGKAVRSLRPENQK, translated from the exons atggcttctcgCAACTTCACAAAGGCCCTCCGTGGCCCTGCCCGCCAACTGGCTTCTGCTCCCCGCGTTCAGCAGCGAACTTTCGTTGGTGCCGCTCGCTCCGCTGCTCGCGTTGGTGCCGTTGCCCGACCTGTTGCCGCTGGCCCCGTCCAGCAGCAGGTCCGTGGTGTCAAGACCATTGACTTTGCTGGCCACAAGGAGGACGTCTATG AGCGTGCCGATTGGCCccaagagaagcttcttgagtaCTTCAAGAACGACACTCTGGCCCTCATTGGCTATGGCTCTCAGGGCCACGGCCAGGGTCTTAACCTCCGTGACAACGGCCTCAACGTCATCGTTGGTGTCCGAAAGAACGGAAAGTCCTGGAAGGATGCTGAGCAGGATGGCTGGGTTGCTGGCAAGAACTTGTTCGACGTTGACGAGGCCATCTCTCGTGGTACCATCGTCATGAACCTTCTCTCCGATGCTGCCCAGTCCGAGACCTGGCCCGCCATCAAGCCCCAACTCGTTGAGGGCAAG ACCCTCTACTTCTCTCACGGTTTCTCCCCCGTCTTCAAGGACCtcaccaaggttgaggttcCCACCAACATCGATGTCATCCTCTGCGCCCCCAAGGGCTCTGGCCGAACCGTACGATCTCTCTTCCGTGAGGGCCGTGGTATCAACTCCTCTTTCGCCGTCTACCAGGATGTCACTggcaaggccgaggagaaggccattgcccTTGGTGTCGCCATCGGCTCTGGCTACCTCTACAAGACCAccttcgagaaggaggtcTACTCCGATCTCTACGGTGAGCGTGGCTGCCTCATGGGTGGTATCCACGGCATGTTCCTTGCTCAGTACGAAGTCCTCCGCGAGCGCGGCCACAGCCCCAGCGAGGCCTTCAacgagactgttgaggaggctACCCAGTCTCTCTACCCTCTTATCGGTGCCAACGGCATGGACTGGATGTACGAGGCTTGCTCCACCACTGCCCGTCGTGGTGCCATCGACTGGAGccccaagttcaaggacgCCTTGAAACCCGTCTTCAACTCCCTCTACGAcgctgtcaaggatggtTCCGAGACCAAGCGATCTCTCGAGTACAACAGCCAGCCTGACTACCGTGAGAAGTACGAggcagagatgaaggagatcCGTGATCTCGAGATCTGGCGCGCCGGCAAGGCCGTCCGATCTCTCCGACCCGAGAACCAGAAGTAA
- a CDS encoding NEDD8-conjugating enzyme UBC12 gives MLKIWSMKKEQKEAENAEGQATGGKKKKVTAAQLRVQKDLSELSLGSTMKTEFPDPDDILNFVLTIDPDEGMYRGSRFTFDFTINQNFPHEPPKVRCREKIYHPNIDLEGKVCLNILREDWKPVLNLNAVIVGLQFLFLEPNASDPLNKEAAEDLRNNREGFKRNVRTAMGGGVVKGRTYDRVLK, from the exons atgttgaagatatgGTCGATG AaaaaggagcagaaggaggcaGAGAACGCCGAGGGCCAGGCGACGGGtggtaagaagaagaaggtgacTGCAGCTCAGCTGCGCGTGCAAAAAG ATCTTTCAGAACTTTCCCTCGGATCAACGATGAAGACAGAGTTCCCCGACCCCGATGACATCCTCAACTTCGTACTCACGATCGACCCTGATGAGGGCATGTACCGAGGCAGCCGCTTTACCTTCGATTTCACCATAAACCAGAACTTCCCCCACGAGCCTCCCAAGGTCCGATGCCGAGAAAAGATCTACCATCCCAATATCGATCTTGAGGGAAAGGTCTGCCTGAACATTCTACGAGAGGACTGGAAGCCAGTGCTGAACTTGAATGCTGTGATTGTTGGCCTGCAG TTCCTGTTCCTCGAACCCAACGCATCGGACCCGCTCAAcaaggaggctgctgaagatcTACGAAACAACCGAGAGGGATTCAAGCGCAACGTGAGGACTGCTATGGGTGGTGGAGTAGTCAAGGGCAGGACATACGACAGGGTCCTGAAATAG
- a CDS encoding chitin synthase 1 codes for MAYNGRDQEYGGHALQDLPAGGSQYHLPPQENDEEQGRGLLNSGYDQDRLGARTPPDRPVSAYSLTESYAPGASSTMPGQGPTGYGDGGSFGQFGNLDAAAPFPRPDSAFDPEDSWVERQQQPQMGGGLGRSKTRKIKLVQGSVLSIDYPVPSAIKNAVQPQYRDAESGTEEFHKMRYTAATCDPNDFTLKNGYDLRPRMYNRHTELLIAITYYNEDKVLLARTLHHTMQNIRDIVNLKKSTFWNKGGPAWQKIVVCLVFDGIDKADKNTLDVLATVGVYQDGVIKKDVDGKETVAHIFEYTSQLSVTPNQQLIRPTNEGTQNLPPVQMIFCLKQKNTKKINSHRWLFNAFGRILNPEVCILLDAGTKPSPRSLLALWEGFYNDKDLGGACGEIHAMLGKGGKKLFNPLVAVQNFEYKISNILDKPLESSFGYVSVLPGAFSAYRFRAIMGRPLEQYFHGDHTLSKMLGKKGIDGMNIFKKNMFLAEDRILCFELVAKAGQKWHLSYIKAAKGETDVPEGAAEFISQRRRWLNGSFAATLYSLMHFGRMYKSGHNIIRMFFLHIQLIYTTLNTLFTWFSLGSYWLTTSVIMDLVGTPKPASGYHAWPFGDTGTPVVNALLQYLYLAFVMLQFILALGNRPKGSKFTYIASFMVFSLIQGYILVLSAYLVVRAFDTPIGDQISFASTDAFLDSFFGGSSAGGVILVALITIYGLNFLASFMYLDPWHMFHSFPYYLLLMSTYINILMVYAFNNWHDVSWGTKGSDKAEALPSAHVTKGEKNEVVVEEVEKEQEDIDSQFEQTVRRALAPFKEVEEVEKADVEDGYKSFRTGLVVTWLFGNILLIVCITSDKFDNLGWGVSFPDAMRYVVNTNNLIGTCHRSQGALLPVPSVRYCRALARSFCRFLVVPGQDWYHVLFFETISFARTYARCIRHSPFWRGQLRESTGTCHSRQTGFLYRIPLLCNVRWVLTI; via the exons ATGGCGTACAATGGCCGTGATCAGGAGTATGGAGGACATGCTTTGCAGGACCTTCCTGCTGGCGGAAGC CAGTATCACCTCCCCCCTCaagagaacgacgaggaGCAGGGCCGCGGTCTCTTGAACTCAGGTTACGACCAAGATCGACTTGGCGCCCGCACTCCCCCCGACCGCCCCGTCTCTGCTTACAGTCTCACTGAGTCCTATGCCCCTGGAGCCTCGTCAACCATGCCTGGCCAGGGACCTACTGGATACGGTGATGGAGGCAGCTTTGGTCAGTTTGGTAACCTTGACGCTGCTGCCCCTTTCCCTCGCCCCGACTCTGCCTTCGACCCCGAAGACAGCTGGGTTgagcgacagcagcagcctcagaTGGGCGGTGGTCTTGGCCGCTCGAAAACCCGAAAGATTAAGCTGGTTCAGGGTTCAGTTCTGAGCATTGATTACCCTGTTCCCAGTGCGATCAAGAATGCTGTCCAGCCCCAGTATCGCGACGCTGAGAGTGGTACCGAAGAGTTCCATAAGATGCGATATACCGCTGCCACCTGTGATCCCAACGACTTCACTCTCAAGAACGGTTACGATTTGCGACCTCGCATGTACAACCGACACACTGAGTTGCTGATCGCCATTACATACTATAACGAAGACAAAGTTCTTCTCGCACGAACACTGCATCATACCATGCAGAACATCCGCGACATCGTCAACCTGAAGAAGTCGACCTTCTGGAACAAGGGCGGTCCAGCTTGGCAGAAGATCGTTGTATGCTTGGTTTTCGATGGTATCGACAAGGCTGACAAGAACACCCTGGATGTCCTTGCCACTGTCGGTGTGTACCAGGATGGTGTTatcaagaaggatgtcgACGGCAAGGAGACGGTTGCCCACATCTTCGAATACACCAGCCAGCTTTCCGTCACGCCCAACCAGCAGCTTATTCGACCCACAAACGAAGGCACACAGAACTTGCCACCAGTTCAGATGATCTTCTGtttgaagcaaaagaacaccaagaagattaaCTCGCACCGATGGTTATTCAACGCCTTTGGCCGTATCTTGAATCCTGAGGTATGTATCCTGCTCGATGCAGGTACCAAGCCCAGTCCCCGATCTCTCCTTGCTCTTTGGGAGGGTTTCTACAACGATAAGGACCTGGGAGGTGCTTGTGGTGAAATTCACGCTATGTTGGGTAAAGgggggaagaagctgttcaacCCCCTCGTTGCCGTCCAAAACTTTGAGTACAAGATTTCAAACATTCTGGACAAGCCTCTCGAGTCTTCGTTTGGTTATGTCTCTGTCTTGCCTGGTGCTTTCTCAGCCTACCGATTCCGAGCCATCATGGGCCGCCCGCTAGAACAGTATTTCCATGGTGATCATACCTTGTCTAAGATGCTTGGTAAGAAGGGTATCGATGGTATGAACAttttcaagaagaacatgttCTTGGCCGAGGATCGTATTCTTTGTTTTGAGCTGGTCGCCAAGGCTGGCCAGAAGTGGCACTTGTCCTATatcaaggctgccaagggtGAAACCGATGTGCCCGAAGGTGCAGCTGAATTCATTAGTCAACGTCGACGATGGCTCAACGGTTCATTCGCTGCCACACTATACTCACTGATGCATTTCGGACGAATGTATAAGTCGGGTCATAACATCATCCGCATGTTCTTCCTCCACATTCAACTCATCTACACCACTCTCAACACTCTCTTCACATGGTTCTCTCTTGGTTCTTATTGGCTTACAACATCCGTTATCATGGATCTTGTGGGTACTCCCAAGCCTGCGTCCGGTTACCACGCCTGGCCATTCGGCGACACGGGTACACCTGTCGTCAATGCCCTGCTTCAGTACCTCTACTTAGCCTTTGTCATGCTCCAGTTCATTCTGGCTCTTGGTAACAGGCCCAAGGGCTCCAAGTTCACATACATCGCTTCCTTCATGGTCTTCAGTCTCATTCAGGGTTACATCTTGGTCCTCTCAGCCTACCTGGTTGTTCGTGCTTTTGACACGCCCATTGGAGACCAGATCTCGTTCGCCTCGACCGACGCTTTCCTTGATAGTTTCTTTGGCGGTTCAAGCGCTGGAGGTGTTATTTTGGTCGCCCTTATCACCATCTATGGTCTCAATTTTCTTGCCTCGTTCATGTACCTCGATCCCTGGCACATGTTCCACTCCTTCCCCTACTATCTACTTCTCATGTCGACTTACATCAACATTCTCATGGTTTatgccttcaacaactgGCACGATGTCTCCTGGGGTACCAAGGGTTCAGACAAGGCTGAGGCACTTCCCTCTGCCCACGTCACcaagggcgagaagaacgaggttgttgtcgaggaagttgagaaggagcaggaggatATCGACAGCCAATTCGAGCAGACTGTCCGCCGAGCTCTTGCTCCCTTCAAGGAGgtggaagaggttgagaaggccgACGTTGAGGATGGCTACAAGTCTTTCCGAACAGGACTCGTCGTCACCTGGTTGTTCGGAAACATTCTCCTTATTGTCTGCATTACCAGCGACAAGTTTGATAACCTCGGATGGGGTGTAAGTTTTCCCGATGCTATGCGATATGTGGTCAATACTAACAATTTGATAGGAACCTGCCACAGATCGCAAGGCGCATTACTTCCAGTTCCTTCTGTACGCTACTGCCGTGCTCTCGCTCGTTCGTTTTGCCGGTTTCTTGTGGTTCCTGGGCAGGACTGGTATCATGTGCTGTTTTTCGAGACGATAAGCTTCGCGCGTACCTACGCTCGTTGTATTCGACACTCACCTTTCTGGAGAGGCCAGTTACGGGAAAGTACTGGCACTTGTCATAGTAGACAAACTGGATTTTTGTACCGGATACCTTTGTTATGTAACGTACGCTGGGTTTTGACTATTTGA
- a CDS encoding chitin synthase 1: MAYNGRDQEYGGHALQDLPAGGSQYHLPPQENDEEQGRGLLNSGYDQDRLGARTPPDRPVSAYSLTESYAPGASSTMPGQGPTGYGDGGSFGQFGNLDAAAPFPRPDSAFDPEDSWVERQQQPQMGGGLGRSKTRKIKLVQGSVLSIDYPVPSAIKNAVQPQYRDAESGTEEFHKMRYTAATCDPNDFTLKNGYDLRPRMYNRHTELLIAITYYNEDKVLLARTLHHTMQNIRDIVNLKKSTFWNKGGPAWQKIVVCLVFDGIDKADKNTLDVLATVGVYQDGVIKKDVDGKETVAHIFEYTSQLSVTPNQQLIRPTNEGTQNLPPVQMIFCLKQKNTKKINSHRWLFNAFGRILNPEVCILLDAGTKPSPRSLLALWEGFYNDKDLGGACGEIHAMLGKGGKKLFNPLVAVQNFEYKISNILDKPLESSFGYVSVLPGAFSAYRFRAIMGRPLEQYFHGDHTLSKMLGKKGIDGMNIFKKNMFLAEDRILCFELVAKAGQKWHLSYIKAAKGETDVPEGAAEFISQRRRWLNGSFAATLYSLMHFGRMYKSGHNIIRMFFLHIQLIYTTLNTLFTWFSLGSYWLTTSVIMDLVGTPKPASGYHAWPFGDTGTPVVNALLQYLYLAFVMLQFILALGNRPKGSKFTYIASFMVFSLIQGYILVLSAYLVVRAFDTPIGDQISFASTDAFLDSFFGGSSAGGVILVALITIYGLNFLASFMYLDPWHMFHSFPYYLLLMSTYINILMVYAFNNWHDVSWGTKGSDKAEALPSAHVTKGEKNEVVVEEVEKEQEDIDSQFEQTVRRALAPFKEVEEVEKADVEDGYKSFRTGLVVTWLFGNILLIVCITSDKFDNLGWGEPATDRKAHYFQFLLYATAVLSLVRFAGFLWFLGRTGIMCCFSRR; the protein is encoded by the exons ATGGCGTACAATGGCCGTGATCAGGAGTATGGAGGACATGCTTTGCAGGACCTTCCTGCTGGCGGAAGC CAGTATCACCTCCCCCCTCaagagaacgacgaggaGCAGGGCCGCGGTCTCTTGAACTCAGGTTACGACCAAGATCGACTTGGCGCCCGCACTCCCCCCGACCGCCCCGTCTCTGCTTACAGTCTCACTGAGTCCTATGCCCCTGGAGCCTCGTCAACCATGCCTGGCCAGGGACCTACTGGATACGGTGATGGAGGCAGCTTTGGTCAGTTTGGTAACCTTGACGCTGCTGCCCCTTTCCCTCGCCCCGACTCTGCCTTCGACCCCGAAGACAGCTGGGTTgagcgacagcagcagcctcagaTGGGCGGTGGTCTTGGCCGCTCGAAAACCCGAAAGATTAAGCTGGTTCAGGGTTCAGTTCTGAGCATTGATTACCCTGTTCCCAGTGCGATCAAGAATGCTGTCCAGCCCCAGTATCGCGACGCTGAGAGTGGTACCGAAGAGTTCCATAAGATGCGATATACCGCTGCCACCTGTGATCCCAACGACTTCACTCTCAAGAACGGTTACGATTTGCGACCTCGCATGTACAACCGACACACTGAGTTGCTGATCGCCATTACATACTATAACGAAGACAAAGTTCTTCTCGCACGAACACTGCATCATACCATGCAGAACATCCGCGACATCGTCAACCTGAAGAAGTCGACCTTCTGGAACAAGGGCGGTCCAGCTTGGCAGAAGATCGTTGTATGCTTGGTTTTCGATGGTATCGACAAGGCTGACAAGAACACCCTGGATGTCCTTGCCACTGTCGGTGTGTACCAGGATGGTGTTatcaagaaggatgtcgACGGCAAGGAGACGGTTGCCCACATCTTCGAATACACCAGCCAGCTTTCCGTCACGCCCAACCAGCAGCTTATTCGACCCACAAACGAAGGCACACAGAACTTGCCACCAGTTCAGATGATCTTCTGtttgaagcaaaagaacaccaagaagattaaCTCGCACCGATGGTTATTCAACGCCTTTGGCCGTATCTTGAATCCTGAGGTATGTATCCTGCTCGATGCAGGTACCAAGCCCAGTCCCCGATCTCTCCTTGCTCTTTGGGAGGGTTTCTACAACGATAAGGACCTGGGAGGTGCTTGTGGTGAAATTCACGCTATGTTGGGTAAAGgggggaagaagctgttcaacCCCCTCGTTGCCGTCCAAAACTTTGAGTACAAGATTTCAAACATTCTGGACAAGCCTCTCGAGTCTTCGTTTGGTTATGTCTCTGTCTTGCCTGGTGCTTTCTCAGCCTACCGATTCCGAGCCATCATGGGCCGCCCGCTAGAACAGTATTTCCATGGTGATCATACCTTGTCTAAGATGCTTGGTAAGAAGGGTATCGATGGTATGAACAttttcaagaagaacatgttCTTGGCCGAGGATCGTATTCTTTGTTTTGAGCTGGTCGCCAAGGCTGGCCAGAAGTGGCACTTGTCCTATatcaaggctgccaagggtGAAACCGATGTGCCCGAAGGTGCAGCTGAATTCATTAGTCAACGTCGACGATGGCTCAACGGTTCATTCGCTGCCACACTATACTCACTGATGCATTTCGGACGAATGTATAAGTCGGGTCATAACATCATCCGCATGTTCTTCCTCCACATTCAACTCATCTACACCACTCTCAACACTCTCTTCACATGGTTCTCTCTTGGTTCTTATTGGCTTACAACATCCGTTATCATGGATCTTGTGGGTACTCCCAAGCCTGCGTCCGGTTACCACGCCTGGCCATTCGGCGACACGGGTACACCTGTCGTCAATGCCCTGCTTCAGTACCTCTACTTAGCCTTTGTCATGCTCCAGTTCATTCTGGCTCTTGGTAACAGGCCCAAGGGCTCCAAGTTCACATACATCGCTTCCTTCATGGTCTTCAGTCTCATTCAGGGTTACATCTTGGTCCTCTCAGCCTACCTGGTTGTTCGTGCTTTTGACACGCCCATTGGAGACCAGATCTCGTTCGCCTCGACCGACGCTTTCCTTGATAGTTTCTTTGGCGGTTCAAGCGCTGGAGGTGTTATTTTGGTCGCCCTTATCACCATCTATGGTCTCAATTTTCTTGCCTCGTTCATGTACCTCGATCCCTGGCACATGTTCCACTCCTTCCCCTACTATCTACTTCTCATGTCGACTTACATCAACATTCTCATGGTTTatgccttcaacaactgGCACGATGTCTCCTGGGGTACCAAGGGTTCAGACAAGGCTGAGGCACTTCCCTCTGCCCACGTCACcaagggcgagaagaacgaggttgttgtcgaggaagttgagaaggagcaggaggatATCGACAGCCAATTCGAGCAGACTGTCCGCCGAGCTCTTGCTCCCTTCAAGGAGgtggaagaggttgagaaggccgACGTTGAGGATGGCTACAAGTCTTTCCGAACAGGACTCGTCGTCACCTGGTTGTTCGGAAACATTCTCCTTATTGTCTGCATTACCAGCGACAAGTTTGATAACCTCGGATGGGGT GAACCTGCCACAGATCGCAAGGCGCATTACTTCCAGTTCCTTCTGTACGCTACTGCCGTGCTCTCGCTCGTTCGTTTTGCCGGTTTCTTGTGGTTCCTGGGCAGGACTGGTATCATGTGCTGTTTTTCGAGACGATAA
- a CDS encoding protein Ras-2, whose protein sequence is MAGRMVLYKLVVLGDGGVGKTALTIQLCLQHFVETYDPTIEDSYRKQVVIDGQPCMLEVLDTAGQEEYTALRDQWIRDGEGFVLVYSISSRSSFTRIKRFHHQIQRVKESCASSPSYPGSPISAANPQLPVPIMLVGNKSDRVTEREVSTQEGHALARELGCEFVEASAKNCINVEKAFYDVVRILRRQRQQASRPSERSSGRTRTGNGDARGGDRDERHRNRNKDRSKSKCVVL, encoded by the exons atggctggccGAATGGTGCTATACAAGTTGGTGGTTCTGGGAGATGGTGGTGTGGGAAAAACAGCTCTTACCATTCAGCTATGTTTGCAGCACTTTGTTGAGACT TACGACCCCACGATCGAGGATTCATACCGAAAGCAGGTTGTCATCGATGGCCAACCTTGCATGCTCGAAGTACTCGATACCGCTGGGCAGGAGGAATATACAGCACTACGGGATCAATGGATTCGTGATGGCGAaggctttgttcttgtttaCAGCATCTCATCACGATCCTCCTTCACTCGCATCAAACGATTTCACCATCAGATTCAACGAGTTAAAGAGTCGTGCGCTTCGTCGCCGTCTTATCCCGGTTCTCCTATCTCCGCTGCAAACCCGCAGTTGCCCGTGCCCATTATGCTTGTCGGCAACAAGAGCGACCGAGTCACCGAAAGAGAGGTCTCGACCCAAGAAGGTCATGCTCTCGCCCGTGAGCTCGGCTGCGAGTTTGTAGAAGCTTCGGCCAAAAATTGCATCAACGTTGAAAAGGCGTTTTACGACGTTGTTAGGATCCTACGtcgtcaacgacaacaagCCTCACGTCCCTCGGAAAGATCGAGCGGCCGGACGCGAACAGGCAACGGAGATGCGAGGGGCGGCGATCGAGACGAAAGACACAGAAATAGGAACAAGGACCGAAGCAAGTCCAAGTGTGTGGTATTATGA